In Bythopirellula goksoeyrii, a single window of DNA contains:
- a CDS encoding arylsulfatase — protein MRLFSLVLLLFSVPGFVLPLRAEEASSRTGASFDRSVRVADNREPAIPRPEQDKAVAAKLAAMEQKFGKKPNIVWLVVDDMGFGDPGCYGGGLLAGASTPNIDRLAREGLKLTSCYAQQTCTPTRSAILTGRLPMRTGLTRPILAGDKVTQNPWEDEVSLAKLLSDAGYTTLITGKWHVGESEGMRPHDVGFDEFYGYYPAQKEISQRVDGRRYPGLVLNSERLAAFEAIGPGDHLIEGHKGGETKEISQIKSIEDMGNADQVLTEHTLQRIAQLAKQNKPFFLEHCFMKVHCDNFPNSDHVGESEAKYPYKDAVHEVDRLVGQIVDALDKAGVLENTLVFFTSDNGPQMDGWPDAGYTPFRGAKGTTFEGGVRVPGIAYWKGMITAGRESDELFDLMDLFGVAMNLAGVSSDKLPADRYYDFVDQTSFLLSDDGHSKREAVYFWWGTTLMACRMHEYKVHVKVVLPQAPHMHIDLATVQDVGLSPWFFNLYLDPKEEMTVGHRLDPWLASVTAKLKAHGATFKKYPPKSIGL, from the coding sequence ATGAGACTTTTTTCCTTGGTGTTGCTGTTATTTTCTGTTCCAGGTTTCGTTCTTCCACTTCGGGCTGAAGAAGCCTCCTCGAGAACGGGTGCTTCCTTCGACCGCTCCGTGCGAGTCGCCGACAATCGTGAGCCGGCAATCCCGCGCCCGGAACAAGACAAGGCCGTTGCCGCAAAGCTGGCCGCGATGGAACAGAAATTCGGCAAGAAGCCTAACATTGTCTGGCTCGTGGTCGACGACATGGGCTTTGGCGACCCGGGTTGTTACGGCGGTGGCTTACTCGCGGGCGCATCTACGCCGAACATTGACCGGCTGGCCCGGGAAGGACTCAAACTTACGTCGTGTTATGCTCAGCAGACATGCACGCCCACGCGCTCGGCGATTCTCACGGGCCGACTGCCGATGCGCACGGGTCTCACCCGGCCTATTCTGGCTGGCGACAAGGTTACCCAGAATCCGTGGGAAGATGAGGTGAGCCTGGCCAAACTTTTGAGCGACGCGGGTTACACGACGCTGATCACCGGTAAATGGCACGTAGGCGAATCCGAGGGAATGCGACCGCACGATGTGGGCTTCGACGAGTTTTATGGCTATTACCCGGCGCAAAAGGAAATTTCGCAGCGTGTCGATGGGCGACGTTATCCTGGGCTGGTGCTGAATTCCGAACGGCTCGCCGCGTTTGAGGCGATTGGCCCCGGCGATCATCTGATCGAAGGCCATAAAGGTGGGGAAACGAAAGAAATTAGCCAGATCAAATCGATTGAAGATATGGGCAACGCCGACCAAGTGTTGACGGAGCATACTTTACAGCGAATCGCCCAGCTTGCTAAACAAAATAAACCTTTCTTTCTCGAACATTGCTTCATGAAAGTCCATTGCGACAACTTTCCCAACAGCGATCATGTGGGCGAGAGCGAAGCCAAGTATCCCTACAAGGATGCCGTCCATGAAGTGGATCGGCTGGTCGGTCAGATTGTGGATGCTTTGGATAAAGCGGGCGTGCTGGAAAATACGCTCGTGTTCTTCACTTCCGACAACGGCCCGCAAATGGATGGCTGGCCCGATGCCGGTTACACGCCGTTTCGCGGTGCGAAAGGAACCACATTCGAAGGTGGCGTACGTGTGCCGGGAATCGCGTATTGGAAAGGGATGATCACTGCCGGTCGCGAAAGCGACGAGTTATTTGATTTGATGGACCTTTTTGGCGTTGCAATGAATCTCGCTGGCGTGAGCAGCGACAAACTTCCGGCAGATCGTTATTATGACTTTGTCGATCAGACGTCTTTTCTGCTAAGTGATGATGGCCATTCCAAGCGCGAAGCGGTGTATTTTTGGTGGGGGACAACACTTATGGCCTGCCGGATGCACGAGTACAAAGTTCACGTAAAAGTCGTGCTGCCGCAGGCGCCGCACATGCACATCGATTTGGCAACGGTGCAAGATGTGGGGCTGTCGCCTTGGTTCTTCAATCTGTATCTCGACCCCAAGGAAGAAATGACCGTGGGTCACCGTCTCGATCCGTGGCTGGCGAGTGTGACCGCGAAGCTCAAAGCCCACGGCGCTACTTTCAAGAAGTATCCACCGAAGAGTATTGGTCTTTAA
- a CDS encoding arylsulfatase — translation MKACHALAILTVVIACPCYAQSQLPQRDPEFKGKIGETYKESTPSYPAPVRAPKGSPNVLIILLDDVGFGMCSTFGGPVPTPNLEKLSANGLKYNRFHTTALCSPSRAALLTGRNHHSCGTGVIIEMGTGYPGYTGIIPLSTAPVSKTLKDNGYATAMFGKWHNTPEMEISPAGPFDRWPTGLGFDYFYGFNQGEADQYHPTLYRNTTPVAPPKTYEQGYHFTADMTDEAIEWTRNVRAADREKPWFAYFSTGAVHAPHQVPAEWREKFSGQFDHGWDRQRELTFENQKKMGVIPADAKLTPRPKELPAWKEQSDDAKKVFIRLMENYAGFMAHTDHHVGRLIDSLEQSGELDNTLVIYIVGDNGASAEGGLEGTFSELASLMGVQLGLQSTIKRIDEIGGPTSEPHVPVGWAWAMDSPFQWTKQVASHFGGTRNPLVVHWPKGIKAKGEQRSQFHHIIDVVPTILEACEITVPDEVNGIKQKPLEGISMRYSFDDANAKDRRTTQYFEMMTNRALYKEGWLACSRFGVPWTTAGKEGDFLDSPWELYNVDEDFSQANDLSAQEPEKLKELQAEFLVEAEKYDVLPLDPRMAERMDPRNRLEGEPKSDWTYYGNRVRLPEPVSPLIFPSSHTITAEVQVPEAGAEGVIACCGGYSSGWTLYIQDNKPHFAYTFFDLANSQVDGTMELPTGKVTIKSEYEAVGPMEKGGKLRLFVNGQPAGEGQIKRVGFRSGGLEPFEVGRDSITSIVPTYKDKGDFEFTGTIDEIKFELSK, via the coding sequence ATGAAGGCTTGTCATGCTCTCGCAATTCTTACTGTGGTGATCGCATGTCCCTGTTACGCTCAATCTCAACTCCCCCAGCGCGATCCCGAGTTCAAAGGCAAAATCGGCGAGACCTATAAGGAATCGACGCCAAGTTATCCAGCGCCAGTCAGGGCACCCAAGGGCAGTCCCAACGTTCTGATCATTCTGCTCGACGACGTAGGCTTCGGTATGTGCAGTACTTTTGGCGGGCCTGTGCCGACGCCGAACCTCGAAAAGCTCTCGGCGAACGGATTGAAGTACAACCGATTCCACACGACGGCTTTGTGTTCCCCCTCGCGTGCTGCCTTGCTGACCGGTCGGAACCACCATAGTTGCGGGACAGGCGTCATCATTGAAATGGGCACAGGCTATCCTGGCTATACGGGGATCATCCCTCTAAGCACCGCGCCTGTCTCCAAGACCTTAAAAGACAACGGCTATGCCACGGCAATGTTCGGCAAGTGGCACAACACCCCAGAAATGGAGATTAGCCCCGCGGGTCCCTTCGATCGCTGGCCGACGGGACTTGGCTTTGATTATTTCTACGGATTCAATCAGGGGGAAGCAGATCAGTATCACCCTACGCTCTATCGGAATACGACGCCGGTTGCACCACCTAAGACTTACGAGCAAGGGTATCACTTCACTGCCGACATGACCGACGAAGCGATTGAATGGACTAGGAACGTGCGGGCTGCTGATCGCGAGAAACCTTGGTTCGCCTATTTTTCCACCGGGGCTGTTCACGCTCCTCATCAGGTGCCTGCCGAATGGCGTGAGAAATTCTCAGGTCAGTTCGACCACGGTTGGGATCGCCAACGAGAGCTCACGTTCGAAAATCAGAAAAAGATGGGCGTAATTCCTGCCGATGCGAAACTCACACCACGCCCCAAGGAACTCCCTGCGTGGAAGGAGCAATCCGACGATGCGAAAAAAGTATTCATTCGGCTGATGGAAAATTATGCCGGATTTATGGCACACACAGATCACCATGTGGGGCGTTTAATTGACAGCCTGGAGCAATCAGGTGAACTGGATAATACGCTTGTTATCTACATCGTCGGGGACAACGGTGCAAGCGCTGAAGGAGGACTTGAAGGTACTTTTAGCGAGTTGGCCAGTCTCATGGGTGTGCAATTGGGACTTCAGAGCACAATCAAGCGCATTGACGAGATCGGTGGACCTACGAGCGAACCCCACGTACCGGTTGGGTGGGCATGGGCGATGGATTCTCCTTTCCAATGGACTAAGCAAGTTGCCAGCCATTTCGGCGGTACGAGAAATCCGCTGGTCGTCCATTGGCCCAAGGGGATCAAAGCCAAGGGAGAACAGCGCTCGCAATTCCACCACATCATCGATGTCGTCCCTACGATTCTCGAAGCATGCGAAATTACCGTCCCTGACGAAGTCAATGGTATCAAACAAAAGCCGCTTGAAGGAATAAGCATGCGCTATAGCTTCGATGATGCGAACGCCAAAGATCGGCGGACCACGCAATACTTTGAAATGATGACGAATCGTGCTCTTTACAAAGAGGGTTGGCTTGCCTGCAGCCGCTTTGGCGTACCATGGACAACTGCCGGTAAAGAGGGTGATTTCCTTGACTCACCTTGGGAGTTGTACAACGTGGACGAAGACTTTTCCCAGGCCAACGACCTCTCCGCCCAAGAGCCGGAGAAGCTCAAGGAGTTGCAAGCAGAGTTTCTCGTCGAGGCCGAAAAATACGACGTGCTGCCGCTCGATCCAAGAATGGCGGAACGTATGGATCCGCGTAACCGCCTGGAAGGTGAACCGAAGTCCGACTGGACCTACTACGGCAATCGCGTGAGGTTACCAGAACCGGTCAGCCCATTGATCTTTCCATCATCTCACACTATTACTGCGGAAGTGCAAGTTCCCGAAGCAGGAGCGGAAGGCGTGATCGCTTGCTGCGGCGGCTACTCCTCTGGCTGGACTCTCTATATTCAGGACAACAAGCCGCATTTTGCGTACACGTTCTTCGACCTGGCCAATTCACAAGTCGACGGCACGATGGAACTTCCCACAGGCAAAGTCACGATCAAATCTGAGTACGAGGCAGTTGGCCCAATGGAAAAGGGTGGTAAGCTGCGACTCTTTGTCAACGGCCAACCTGCCGGAGAAGGCCAGATTAAACGGGTCGGATTCCGCAGTGGTGGGCTCGAACCATTTGAAGTGGGTCGGGATTCGATTACTTCGATTGTACCCACCTACAAAGACAAGGGGGACTTCGAGTTCACGGGCACCATAGATGAGATCAAGTTTGAGCTCTCGAAGTAA
- a CDS encoding transporter, giving the protein MSMLALRPFLSLLIVAIVLGSSARGQGILGFPFGGFEGEESEEAGEIETDRDSFTPATTTAGSGLTIFEAAYSFIDNRSVPETHSYPEFVARRGIGDWFELRLGWNYEVGGAGSPVSGNVPSDFGEDGELERASRLLYGFKARVTKQGEWLPESAVILQGFTPTSGESNDTDMSATYVWGWTLPCEAVCDSAIRYSTSSQEEDDFNVWAPSTVVKIPVGESWKVHAEYFGIFSQGREDETTQHFFSPGAHYLINPNLEVGVRVGWGLNDEAPNFFSNAGFGWRY; this is encoded by the coding sequence ATGTCGATGCTAGCACTACGCCCGTTCCTCTCGCTACTGATAGTGGCAATAGTCTTGGGTAGCTCAGCGCGCGGCCAGGGAATCTTAGGATTTCCTTTTGGTGGTTTTGAGGGGGAAGAATCTGAGGAAGCAGGCGAGATCGAGACTGATCGCGACTCTTTCACTCCTGCAACGACGACCGCTGGCAGCGGGCTCACGATATTCGAGGCAGCGTATTCGTTTATCGACAACCGCTCTGTTCCAGAAACGCATAGCTATCCCGAATTCGTCGCGCGTCGAGGTATTGGGGACTGGTTCGAACTGCGACTGGGATGGAACTACGAAGTTGGCGGTGCTGGGAGCCCGGTCTCGGGAAATGTACCCAGCGATTTTGGCGAGGACGGAGAATTAGAACGGGCGTCTCGGTTGTTGTATGGCTTTAAAGCGCGAGTGACCAAACAAGGGGAATGGCTGCCTGAGAGTGCCGTCATCTTGCAGGGATTTACCCCAACCAGCGGTGAATCGAACGATACAGACATGTCGGCGACTTACGTCTGGGGTTGGACCTTACCCTGTGAAGCAGTTTGTGACTCGGCCATCCGCTACAGTACGAGCAGTCAGGAAGAAGACGATTTCAATGTGTGGGCCCCTTCGACCGTTGTGAAAATCCCCGTCGGCGAAAGCTGGAAGGTGCATGCGGAGTACTTTGGCATTTTCTCTCAGGGTCGTGAGGACGAGACGACTCAACATTTCTTTAGCCCGGGTGCGCATTACTTGATCAACCCGAATCTGGAAGTGGGTGTGCGCGTGGGTTGGGGTCTCAACGATGAGGCTCCAAATTTCTTCTCCAACGCGGGTTTTGGCTGGCGGTACTAG
- a CDS encoding ester cyclase, with translation MAIDQKATSKQLLELWGDNSVHKADDHLSAAYVNHQMPDAAGGTSSKLLAEWKGLVTDFHQGFSDVNMEVLQQVAEGDFVCSRWRMTGKHTGTFGALEATGKTTTWTGVHTDRYEGDQLVESWVDWDKFSFLEGLGVIK, from the coding sequence ATGGCTATCGACCAGAAAGCGACATCAAAGCAACTCCTCGAATTGTGGGGCGATAACTCCGTTCACAAAGCCGACGACCATCTCTCGGCTGCTTATGTCAATCATCAGATGCCCGATGCGGCGGGGGGCACTTCCAGCAAATTGCTGGCGGAATGGAAAGGTTTGGTCACCGACTTTCATCAGGGCTTTTCCGACGTGAACATGGAAGTACTCCAGCAAGTGGCAGAAGGAGACTTCGTTTGCTCCCGCTGGCGAATGACGGGCAAGCACACGGGAACCTTTGGGGCGCTTGAGGCAACTGGCAAGACAACGACGTGGACCGGTGTCCACACCGATCGCTACGAAGGAGACCAACTCGTCGAGAGTTGGGTCGATTGGGATAAATTCAGTTTTCTCGAAGGCTTGGGTGTAATCAAGTGA
- a CDS encoding ZIP family metal transporter: MLTPVQWAYLFVILLCAFAGGYLPLARPDQARGPQGFPNGEAFSSGVFLALALTMLLPSSFAVFRQVLPDLEYPIASVIAILAFLVLLALEHLMGHLVGHTLSAETSVRIPAIIPLIMTSMIAAPSFFLGVAQRCSCSCLARPNGT; the protein is encoded by the coding sequence ATGTTGACTCCCGTTCAATGGGCGTATCTATTTGTGATCTTGTTGTGCGCCTTTGCCGGTGGTTATCTGCCATTGGCCAGACCCGATCAGGCGCGCGGTCCGCAAGGATTTCCCAATGGCGAAGCCTTTTCATCCGGGGTTTTCCTGGCCCTTGCGCTGACGATGCTACTTCCGTCATCGTTTGCGGTGTTTCGGCAAGTGTTGCCTGATCTTGAGTACCCCATTGCGTCGGTGATAGCGATCTTGGCGTTCCTCGTCTTGCTGGCACTCGAACATTTGATGGGTCACTTGGTAGGTCACACCCTGTCGGCAGAGACAAGTGTGAGGATACCGGCGATAATCCCTCTGATCATGACTAGCATGATTGCTGCCCCCTCTTTTTTCTTGGGTGTTGCGCAAAGGTGCTCGTGCAGTTGTCTGGCGCGTCCGAACGGAACTTGA